One region of Hydrogenobaculum sp. Y04AAS1 genomic DNA includes:
- a CDS encoding type 1 glutamine amidotransferase, giving the protein MKALILRHVQIEHAGVFNDILSSKGIDIRYVDQAKELPQEEFDILFVLGGYMGVYEESQYPFLSREFKIIEQFLKAKKPILGICLGAQMLAHVLGGRVYKGQNGKEIGWYEIKKENDHKFFNGFPDKLMVFQWHQDTFDLPKNALQIYSSDKYQNQAFVYENAVGLQFHIELTKDMIKEWIEAYEEDLKQENIEKDSLIKEDYIKTTNELSYKLIENMLQ; this is encoded by the coding sequence ATGAAAGCTCTAATACTAAGGCATGTTCAGATAGAGCATGCCGGTGTTTTTAACGACATACTATCATCAAAAGGTATAGATATTAGATATGTAGACCAGGCAAAAGAACTTCCACAAGAAGAGTTTGATATACTTTTTGTGCTTGGTGGTTATATGGGCGTTTACGAAGAGAGCCAATATCCCTTCTTAAGTAGAGAGTTTAAAATAATAGAGCAATTTTTAAAAGCCAAAAAACCAATATTAGGTATATGTCTTGGAGCTCAGATGCTTGCTCATGTGTTGGGGGGAAGAGTTTACAAAGGACAAAATGGCAAAGAGATAGGATGGTATGAGATAAAAAAAGAAAACGATCATAAATTTTTTAACGGTTTTCCAGATAAACTGATGGTTTTTCAATGGCATCAAGATACTTTTGACCTACCAAAAAACGCTTTACAAATATACAGCTCAGATAAGTATCAAAACCAAGCTTTTGTTTATGAAAACGCCGTAGGTCTTCAATTTCACATAGAGCTAACAAAAGATATGATAAAAGAGTGGATAGAAGCCTATGAAGAAGATTTAAAACAAGAAAATATAGAAAAAGACTCCCTTATAAAAGAAGATTATATAAAAACTACAAATGAACTATCATACAAACTAATAGAAAATATGCTGCAATGA
- a CDS encoding (2Fe-2S) ferredoxin domain-containing protein has product MFKHVFVCVNQRPPGHPLGSCAEKGSRDVYTAFADALQQDPQLMMTVAVTPTGCLGPCAMGPTVVVYPEGIWYGGVKKEDVNEIIESHLKEDKPVERLIISKGKPPGML; this is encoded by the coding sequence ATGTTTAAACACGTATTTGTATGCGTAAATCAAAGACCACCAGGCCATCCTTTGGGCTCTTGTGCAGAAAAAGGAAGTAGGGACGTTTATACGGCTTTTGCAGATGCCCTTCAACAAGACCCTCAGCTTATGATGACAGTGGCGGTAACACCTACAGGTTGCCTTGGACCTTGCGCTATGGGACCAACGGTGGTTGTATATCCAGAGGGTATATGGTATGGCGGTGTAAAAAAAGAAGATGTAAACGAAATCATTGAAAGCCATCTAAAAGAAGACAAACCAGTAGAAAGACTTATCATATCAAAAGGAAAACCACCAGGTATGCTTTGA
- a CDS encoding carbohydrate porin: MRKTLFLAFFPCALAFGENLPPWFPQFLGMRATFVGQYSTNFNSPYEGPMTFGNPYKNNGGGRSEELTQSYGLYTGAQITKDIQAYLDIQLFKGNGIGGGQGIGGYPNSLYIRAGSSNLGKNPYIARAYIIYTKALSQSLEYEGRAPDQLPGYYPKEYFYVKIGKFSIADDFDNNRYANSPRTQFLNYDFNYNVAWDYGADTRGYTVGIESGVVKKHYSFKIALGAEPTKANGNTYDQSGAYSLNTQLSLRPNDIGTVIRLLGMLNYGRMGSYTEAMDNFSYYYSPNSPCYYTEFGPNGALAGYDYPVICTESKDHKRYKWGFFLNLEQPIADDDKTGLFLRAGFNNGQTEDLAYTDVDRDIAGGISINGVHWKRPKDQLGIGLGINGLSNTHKRYLESGTINEPSSSFFVGSGQDGQFNYSYEEIMEAYYKYQLNKYISISPDAQYIRHPGYDKNRGPLWVYGLRVNAQF; encoded by the coding sequence ATGAGAAAAACTTTGTTTTTGGCGTTTTTTCCTTGCGCTTTAGCCTTTGGCGAAAACCTTCCCCCTTGGTTTCCTCAATTTTTAGGTATGAGGGCAACATTTGTGGGTCAATACTCTACAAACTTCAACTCCCCTTATGAAGGACCTATGACCTTTGGCAATCCATATAAAAACAACGGTGGTGGAAGATCAGAAGAACTAACCCAGTCTTACGGTTTATACACAGGGGCACAGATTACAAAAGATATCCAAGCTTATCTTGATATACAGCTTTTTAAAGGAAACGGCATAGGTGGTGGTCAAGGAATAGGTGGTTATCCAAACTCCCTTTACATAAGAGCAGGGTCATCTAACCTTGGCAAAAACCCATATATAGCAAGAGCTTATATTATATACACAAAAGCCCTATCTCAATCTTTGGAATATGAAGGAAGAGCTCCAGATCAGCTTCCAGGGTACTATCCAAAAGAATATTTTTATGTAAAGATAGGAAAGTTTTCCATAGCAGATGATTTTGATAACAACCGATATGCTAACTCTCCAAGAACTCAGTTTTTAAACTATGATTTTAACTACAACGTAGCTTGGGATTACGGAGCAGATACAAGAGGATACACAGTAGGTATAGAATCTGGCGTTGTTAAAAAACACTATTCTTTTAAAATAGCTTTAGGGGCAGAACCTACGAAGGCAAACGGCAACACCTACGATCAGTCTGGAGCTTACAGTCTAAACACACAGCTTTCTCTAAGACCAAACGACATAGGAACTGTGATAAGGCTTCTTGGCATGTTAAACTACGGTAGGATGGGAAGCTATACTGAGGCTATGGATAATTTTAGCTATTATTATTCTCCAAATAGCCCTTGTTATTACACAGAATTTGGGCCAAATGGAGCTTTGGCAGGGTATGATTACCCTGTTATATGCACAGAGTCAAAAGATCACAAAAGATACAAATGGGGATTTTTCCTAAACTTAGAACAACCTATAGCAGATGATGATAAAACAGGACTCTTTTTAAGAGCTGGTTTTAACAACGGACAAACAGAAGATCTTGCCTATACCGATGTAGATAGAGACATAGCAGGTGGTATTTCTATAAACGGCGTTCATTGGAAAAGACCAAAAGACCAACTTGGCATAGGGCTTGGAATAAACGGTCTTTCAAACACCCACAAAAGATATTTGGAATCAGGCACCATCAACGAACCATCATCTTCATTCTTTGTAGGCTCAGGTCAAGACGGACAATTTAACTACTCCTATGAAGAAATAATGGAAGCTTACTACAAGTATCAACTAAACAAATATATATCCATATCTCCAGATGCTCAATACATAAGACATCCAGGGTATGATAAGAATAGAGGCCCTTTATGGGTTTATGGGCTTAGAGTAAATGCACAGTTTTAG
- a CDS encoding HoxN/HupN/NixA family nickel/cobalt transporter, with product MKKAKFMLFGLLVFNTLVWSLFVTSFYNIPGLLAIGGMAYLFGLRHAFDADHIAAIDNTTRKLVQDGKNANSVGFFFSLGHSSVVIGLSVALIFATKAVKNSIPTLQNMGNIVGTLISALFLTLIGIINIFIFKALYDIYKMYRESSSEYQEELNKIFQELLNKRGFMGRFFSFLYKKIDAPYKMYIVGFLFGLGFDTATEIAILGISVALAKTSMDIWSILLFPLLFTAGMTLMDSFDSFIMNNIYAWTNNDPIRRLSFNLVITGASIFIALFIGMLEFLQILTKQFMPKAYFTNLVNAIPLGKAGIFIVLFMIFTFLGAFIFYGKAIKQNIYHTRNIN from the coding sequence ATGAAAAAAGCAAAATTTATGCTGTTTGGGCTTTTGGTGTTCAACACTCTGGTATGGAGTTTATTCGTAACAAGCTTTTACAATATACCGGGGCTTTTGGCTATAGGAGGTATGGCGTATCTTTTTGGACTAAGACACGCTTTTGATGCAGATCATATAGCAGCCATAGACAACACCACAAGAAAATTGGTTCAGGATGGTAAAAATGCCAACAGCGTAGGTTTTTTCTTCTCGCTTGGGCATTCAAGCGTTGTTATAGGATTGTCGGTGGCTCTTATATTTGCTACAAAGGCCGTAAAAAACTCCATACCCACTTTGCAAAACATGGGAAACATAGTAGGTACTCTCATATCAGCTTTATTTCTAACGCTCATAGGTATTATCAACATATTTATATTTAAAGCCCTATACGATATATATAAAATGTATAGAGAATCTTCTTCTGAATATCAAGAAGAACTAAACAAGATATTTCAAGAGCTTTTAAACAAAAGAGGTTTTATGGGAAGGTTTTTTAGCTTTTTGTATAAAAAAATAGATGCCCCTTACAAAATGTATATAGTAGGATTTTTGTTTGGTCTTGGTTTTGATACGGCTACAGAAATTGCTATACTTGGTATATCTGTGGCTTTGGCAAAAACAAGTATGGATATATGGAGCATACTGTTGTTTCCTCTGCTTTTCACAGCAGGTATGACGTTAATGGATTCTTTTGATTCTTTTATCATGAACAACATATATGCTTGGACCAACAACGACCCTATAAGAAGACTATCTTTTAACCTTGTTATCACTGGTGCTAGTATTTTTATAGCCCTTTTTATAGGCATGCTGGAGTTTCTACAGATTCTAACGAAGCAGTTTATGCCAAAGGCTTACTTTACAAATTTAGTCAATGCTATTCCTCTTGGCAAAGCTGGTATATTTATCGTGCTTTTCATGATATTCACATTTTTAGGAGCGTTTATTTTCTATGGAAAAGCTATAAAACAAAATATATATCATACAAGAAATATAAATTAA
- the nikR gene encoding nickel-responsive transcriptional regulator NikR, with translation MRKMDKAKVERICITIPKELVDFIDKKVEQSYASRSEFIRDLIREAIVEDEWEDENNELIGVLVIIYDHHKRELTQKLLDIQHNHYINILCTTHIHIDHNNCLETIMIKGPSQTIVETVNIIAGLNGVKFAKLVKASKL, from the coding sequence ATGAGAAAGATGGATAAAGCAAAGGTTGAAAGGATATGTATAACAATACCAAAAGAGCTTGTAGATTTTATAGACAAAAAAGTAGAACAGTCTTATGCATCAAGGTCTGAGTTTATAAGAGATTTGATAAGAGAGGCCATTGTAGAAGATGAATGGGAAGATGAAAACAATGAGCTTATAGGGGTTTTAGTGATAATATATGATCATCATAAAAGAGAGCTTACACAAAAGTTGCTCGATATACAGCACAACCATTATATAAACATTCTATGTACTACGCATATACATATAGATCATAACAATTGCTTAGAAACCATAATGATAAAAGGTCCTAGTCAAACGATAGTAGAAACTGTAAACATCATAGCAGGTCTCAACGGCGTTAAATTTGCTAAGTTGGTAAAAGCTTCAAAACTATAA
- a CDS encoding TetR/AcrR family transcriptional regulator, which yields MPNSKDEKKNQIIKVACELFAKNGYYNTTMPDIAKASGMSVGNLYNYFESKEELAKETMLTVSSLVGEKLSYINSLNVSVKEKISLFVRNFFDIAKHEPQLMSYFLKVFLVNREVFKNGCEGFTCVKDIVTETMILLSDGVEKGELRNQEFFTAFSTMMGSIGGIVFLYYEGVLDNDLDYYEPYISENIYMALKA from the coding sequence ATGCCAAATAGCAAAGATGAGAAGAAAAACCAGATTATAAAAGTAGCTTGTGAGCTTTTTGCTAAAAATGGTTATTACAACACAACAATGCCAGATATTGCAAAAGCTTCGGGCATGAGTGTAGGCAACCTTTATAACTATTTTGAGTCAAAGGAAGAGCTAGCAAAAGAAACGATGCTTACCGTATCAAGCCTTGTAGGTGAAAAACTCTCTTATATAAACTCTTTGAACGTAAGCGTTAAAGAAAAAATAAGCTTATTTGTTAGGAATTTCTTTGACATTGCAAAACACGAGCCTCAGCTTATGAGTTATTTTTTAAAGGTTTTCTTGGTGAATAGAGAAGTTTTCAAAAACGGATGCGAAGGGTTTACCTGTGTGAAAGATATTGTTACGGAAACTATGATACTCCTTTCAGATGGCGTTGAAAAAGGAGAGCTTAGAAATCAAGAATTTTTTACGGCTTTTTCTACTATGATGGGTTCGATAGGGGGCATAGTGTTTTTATATTACGAAGGTGTTTTGGACAACGACTTAGACTACTACGAGCCCTACATATCAGAAAACATATATATGGCTTTAAAAGCATGA
- a CDS encoding Ni/Fe hydrogenase — MKTLFWIQGLSCGANTQSFLCMEHTDLFENIEVLYHPLSDKSLEESARLLLKDEKELDILIVEGAIGKSIRHVCSYSFSNIVKILSSKAKYVIALGDCASFGGIHAKAGTHITGLQFRFKEFGGLLGKAFLSKSSYPVINIAGCPAHPEWVYYVISALLEDKNIELDDFNRPKDIFRYLTHNGCLRNEYFEWKVESKEFGTKEGCLFYELGCRGPLTHSSCNKILWNGVSSKTRVGTPCVGCTEFDFPRENMFKTEQAMGLPKELPLGVSKRGYILLAGIAKTFAPDRLKDKLR, encoded by the coding sequence ATGAAAACGCTTTTTTGGATACAGGGACTTTCTTGTGGAGCAAATACTCAGTCGTTTTTGTGTATGGAACACACAGATTTGTTTGAAAATATAGAAGTACTTTATCATCCTCTATCTGACAAATCCCTTGAAGAGAGCGCTAGACTTTTGTTAAAAGATGAAAAAGAATTAGATATCTTAATAGTAGAGGGTGCTATAGGTAAGTCTATTAGGCATGTTTGTTCTTATAGTTTTTCAAACATTGTGAAGATCCTATCCTCAAAAGCCAAATACGTTATCGCTTTGGGAGATTGCGCCTCTTTTGGTGGAATCCACGCAAAGGCAGGCACCCATATTACGGGACTTCAGTTTAGATTTAAAGAGTTTGGTGGGCTTTTAGGAAAAGCCTTTTTATCAAAATCTTCATACCCGGTTATAAATATAGCTGGGTGTCCTGCTCATCCAGAATGGGTTTATTATGTAATAAGCGCTTTGTTGGAAGATAAAAACATAGAGTTAGACGATTTCAATAGGCCAAAGGATATATTTAGGTATCTAACTCACAACGGATGTTTGAGAAATGAATATTTTGAGTGGAAGGTAGAATCAAAAGAGTTTGGCACAAAAGAAGGCTGTCTATTTTACGAGCTTGGCTGTAGAGGCCCACTAACCCATTCCTCGTGCAACAAGATACTTTGGAACGGTGTAAGCTCTAAAACAAGAGTAGGTACTCCTTGTGTTGGCTGTACTGAGTTTGATTTCCCAAGAGAAAATATGTTTAAAACAGAACAGGCTATGGGATTGCCCAAAGAGCTTCCTCTTGGCGTATCAAAAAGGGGATATATACTTCTTGCAGGTATTGCAAAAACTTTCGCTCCAGATAGGCTTAAGGATAAGCTCCGATGA
- a CDS encoding nickel-dependent hydrogenase large subunit translates to MKITKTILNRLEGEVELKLEYSKGKIAKAHILGTSNRDFSSILKAKPYLDSIILIPRVCGICGHAHLMASVKAIEDAYKNECSDFHLSTKASLVRYITLLSEMIQNHIRWFYAYFMSEIPKLDRNMVDYLPFDGEKWRRGIAISNYPIKIIALFGGQWPHNSYAVPGGITSDFTYYELNAAKSFCKELLKSIETYIIGISIDKYLSFSKDELLNHKEGDIGDFIRLSSTFDFFHKGIAYKRFLTGGSIKGYVDAAVFENGIKESFDVKNIDTKEHEFKKIKEITGAVYNKKRFETGPLARKINSSNSLFLELLEEFGDSLFLRVMARVDEIVSLTLLIKDALDAIDIRKPSYIKPPIKEPFTGKGVGIVEAARGTLIHEINIENGFVKDYKIVTPTLWNLGNYDEDMSPAQKSIVGLSSDVEAYLSLRSFDVCASCVSY, encoded by the coding sequence ATGAAAATCACTAAAACTATTTTAAACAGATTGGAGGGTGAGGTAGAACTAAAGCTCGAATACTCTAAAGGCAAGATAGCAAAAGCTCATATTCTTGGTACTTCGAATAGAGATTTTAGTAGTATTCTTAAAGCAAAACCCTATCTTGACAGTATAATATTGATTCCAAGAGTATGTGGTATATGTGGACATGCTCATCTTATGGCCTCTGTTAAAGCTATAGAGGATGCTTATAAAAATGAGTGTAGCGATTTTCATTTGTCTACAAAAGCTTCCCTTGTAAGGTATATAACGCTTTTATCGGAGATGATTCAAAACCATATAAGATGGTTTTATGCCTATTTTATGTCGGAAATTCCAAAACTTGATAGAAATATGGTTGATTATCTTCCATTTGATGGTGAAAAGTGGAGAAGAGGCATTGCCATAAGCAACTATCCGATAAAGATAATAGCTTTATTTGGAGGTCAATGGCCCCATAACTCCTACGCTGTACCAGGTGGTATAACGTCTGATTTTACTTATTATGAGTTAAATGCAGCAAAAAGCTTTTGTAAAGAGCTTTTAAAAAGCATAGAAACTTATATAATAGGAATATCCATAGATAAATATCTTTCTTTTTCAAAAGATGAACTTTTAAACCACAAAGAAGGTGATATTGGGGATTTTATAAGACTTTCTTCAACTTTTGACTTTTTTCATAAAGGCATAGCCTACAAAAGATTTTTGACGGGTGGATCTATAAAAGGCTATGTAGATGCAGCGGTTTTTGAAAACGGTATCAAAGAATCTTTTGATGTTAAAAACATAGATACCAAAGAGCATGAGTTTAAGAAGATAAAAGAGATTACAGGGGCGGTTTACAATAAAAAACGATTTGAGACTGGGCCATTGGCAAGAAAGATAAATTCTTCGAATTCTTTGTTTTTAGAGCTTTTAGAGGAATTTGGAGATTCTTTGTTCTTAAGAGTTATGGCAAGAGTCGATGAAATAGTGTCTTTAACTCTTTTAATAAAAGATGCCTTAGATGCTATAGATATAAGGAAACCTTCTTATATTAAACCACCTATAAAAGAGCCTTTTACAGGAAAAGGAGTAGGTATAGTAGAAGCGGCAAGGGGCACTCTTATACACGAAATAAATATAGAAAATGGTTTTGTAAAAGATTATAAAATAGTTACGCCTACTTTATGGAATCTTGGCAACTACGACGAAGATATGAGCCCTGCCCAAAAATCTATCGTTGGGCTTTCTTCCGATGTAGAGGCTTACCTATCCCTTAGAAGCTTTGATGTGTGTGCTTCTTGCGTTAGTTATTAA
- a CDS encoding ribonucleoside triphosphate reductase gives MELFFDVKTSLPRFTSLPRVLKRDNVTEVDFDVNRIEKAIEKAFDAVSEFKGIDNAYIKDIAKEVISAICRRGLSVITIEQIQDIVEETIIAHGFSKVARAYIVYRRERERVRETEAGLVNLENTTIDIDKLVKNYISQEDWRTFENSNSSFSYPGLYLHVAGSVIANYTLKNVYPEHIRKAHESADIHIHDLSHGIVAYCAGWSMEDLLRKGFRGGYGQIVAGPAKHLSALTGQMVNFLGVMQMEFAGAQAFNSVDTFLAPFVRVDNLDYQDVKQLIQQMVFAMNVPSRWGSQPPFINFTFDWTVPEDMKNKPVIIGGEERPDIGYYGDFQKEMDVINKAFIEVMLEGDYAGRIFSFPIPTYNITKDFDYYGENAKLLWKMTAKYGTPYFQNFVSSSLKPGDVRSMCCRLQLDLRELRSRMGGLFGAADKTGSIGVVTINLPRIGYLAKTKEEYFSMLFEAMDIAKESLEIKRRVVERNLKAGLMPYAASYLNSFDNHFSTIGIVGMHESLLNFLGKGINTKEGKAFAIEILQKMRERLSLYQELTGHLYNLEATPAEGTSYRLAKHDKKRFPDIITSGENEPYYTNSTLLPVGYTEDPFEVLEHQKDLQTLYTGGTVVHMFLGESPNENTLPEFIRKAFETYPIPYLTITPTFSVCPNHGYINGEHFNCPVCNAPSEVYSRVVGYYRPVQRWNAGKKEEFKDRLEYML, from the coding sequence ATGGAGTTATTTTTTGATGTAAAAACAAGTCTCCCACGGTTTACAAGTCTCCCACGGGTTTTAAAAAGAGACAACGTTACAGAGGTGGATTTTGATGTAAACAGGATAGAAAAGGCTATAGAAAAGGCCTTTGATGCGGTTTCGGAGTTTAAAGGAATAGATAACGCTTATATAAAAGATATTGCCAAAGAGGTGATAAGTGCTATATGTAGGAGGGGATTAAGCGTTATAACGATAGAGCAAATCCAAGATATAGTGGAAGAAACGATTATAGCGCATGGCTTTTCAAAAGTAGCAAGAGCTTACATAGTTTATAGAAGAGAAAGAGAACGGGTAAGAGAAACTGAAGCTGGTTTGGTAAATTTGGAAAATACAACTATAGATATAGACAAATTGGTAAAAAATTACATTAGCCAAGAAGATTGGAGAACTTTTGAAAATTCAAACTCAAGTTTTTCTTATCCAGGTTTATATTTACATGTGGCTGGGTCTGTGATTGCCAATTATACCCTTAAAAACGTTTATCCGGAACATATCAGAAAAGCTCATGAAAGTGCCGATATTCATATACACGACCTATCTCATGGCATAGTAGCTTATTGTGCAGGATGGTCTATGGAGGATTTGCTTAGGAAGGGTTTTAGAGGTGGTTATGGTCAAATCGTAGCTGGTCCGGCAAAACACTTATCGGCTCTTACTGGGCAGATGGTGAATTTTCTTGGTGTAATGCAAATGGAGTTTGCCGGAGCACAGGCTTTTAACTCTGTGGATACATTTTTGGCACCTTTTGTAAGAGTTGATAACCTTGATTATCAAGATGTTAAGCAGCTGATTCAACAAATGGTTTTTGCTATGAATGTTCCATCAAGATGGGGCTCTCAGCCACCTTTTATAAACTTTACCTTTGATTGGACAGTACCAGAAGATATGAAAAATAAACCCGTGATAATAGGTGGTGAGGAAAGACCAGACATAGGATATTATGGAGATTTTCAAAAAGAGATGGATGTTATAAACAAAGCTTTTATAGAAGTGATGCTCGAAGGCGATTATGCTGGTAGGATTTTCTCTTTCCCTATACCTACTTACAATATTACAAAAGATTTTGATTATTACGGCGAAAACGCTAAGCTCCTCTGGAAAATGACGGCAAAATACGGCACACCTTATTTCCAAAACTTTGTAAGCTCTAGTTTAAAACCCGGTGATGTTAGGTCTATGTGTTGTAGATTGCAGTTGGATTTGCGAGAATTAAGGAGTAGAATGGGTGGACTTTTTGGTGCGGCTGATAAAACTGGTAGCATAGGTGTTGTTACCATAAATTTACCCCGTATAGGATATTTGGCTAAAACAAAAGAAGAGTATTTTTCAATGCTTTTCGAAGCTATGGATATTGCCAAAGAATCTTTGGAGATAAAAAGACGCGTAGTTGAAAGAAACCTAAAAGCTGGTTTAATGCCTTATGCAGCCTCTTATCTCAATTCTTTTGATAATCATTTTTCTACAATAGGCATCGTTGGTATGCACGAGTCTTTGTTAAACTTTTTAGGTAAAGGTATAAACACAAAAGAGGGAAAAGCCTTTGCCATAGAGATACTTCAAAAGATGAGAGAAAGATTGAGTCTTTATCAAGAATTAACTGGTCATCTTTACAATTTAGAAGCCACGCCAGCTGAGGGGACATCTTATAGGTTAGCTAAGCATGATAAGAAAAGATTTCCCGATATAATAACCTCTGGGGAAAACGAACCTTATTATACAAATTCTACTTTACTACCAGTAGGATATACCGAAGATCCTTTTGAAGTTTTAGAACACCAAAAGGATTTGCAAACGCTTTACACTGGTGGTACCGTAGTGCATATGTTTTTAGGAGAATCTCCAAACGAGAATACTTTACCTGAATTTATAAGAAAAGCCTTTGAAACCTATCCCATACCTTATCTCACAATAACACCAACGTTTTCCGTTTGTCCAAACCACGGGTATATAAATGGTGAACATTTTAATTGTCCTGTTTGTAATGCACCTTCAGAAGTTTACTCAAGAGTTGTAGGTTACTATAGGCCTGTGCAAAGATGGAACGCTGGTAAAAAAGAAGAGTTTAAAGATAGGTTAGAATACATGTTGTGA